In Pseudofrankia saprophytica, one genomic interval encodes:
- a CDS encoding GGDEF domain-containing protein, whose protein sequence is MSASNRGRREGDWLRMGNGATTSADPRTGPDARRFAVGLAGFAVAVTVCALVLPAGEALTAVRVANATAVVVSTGVCAWAASRHHGIERWWRALMCVMLLIGAVMTVPYLFLVAEQGQAIPKYNAIALLILLLPPASGLAGLMLYPSEPFDVTIRGPTGRHDRYWLLVIVLDSLIVTGALALLAWIVILQGVVRPGIRSPTVLYSFGLTAVSLVQVLAVILVLAFRRLRRPSGLVVLGLGQLACVFSLLVQLDVQVRGATDYTHLFDLGYVVGPPMIALATLLPTTASASALGPGDADRPEAPARSPRRRWWQAALPYLPLLTASGFALATISQQRGLTVEMWGLLLLLFLTLARQVVTLADNLRLVDRVEEDQIALRHLAFHDPLTGLANRALFTDRLAHALNRQARAPGRLAVLFCDLDGFKHVNDTLGHAAGDELLRLTARRLRAAVRAADTVARFGGDEFAILLEADDPAEAARRLTDAVREPFLLADTYYVVRASTGMAVVEPAAEPVTAETLLHHADLAMYTAKAKGDGGLTLYTPRLASPDTLSALHTALGAAIRGDPAGGRLEVDYRPIVELISRTSVAHEARLTWHHPTLGTVPADRMLTAAASAGLAPALDDLLLQTACAHAADHQDAAGGPLPVHIPLSTAQLTGRDITRQILAAMDTTGVRPQTLVLELVGTSRTPDLHATARSLGRLHDLGVRISLARVGTTDTAPDALRILPVDMIVLHESLIAALTGTRHEPATAALSHGYLTAALRLGLTVIADGVADESTAARVHGIGCRQAAGRLFGDWHPERSGGLAAIRPRRQSPIERL, encoded by the coding sequence TTGTCCGCATCGAATCGGGGCCGGCGGGAGGGGGACTGGCTGCGGATGGGCAACGGCGCAACGACATCAGCCGATCCGCGGACGGGTCCGGATGCGCGCCGGTTCGCCGTCGGGCTCGCCGGGTTCGCGGTGGCCGTGACGGTCTGCGCGCTGGTGTTGCCCGCCGGCGAGGCATTGACGGCCGTCCGCGTGGCCAACGCCACGGCCGTCGTCGTCAGTACCGGCGTCTGCGCCTGGGCGGCGAGCCGTCATCACGGGATCGAGCGGTGGTGGCGCGCGCTGATGTGCGTGATGCTCCTGATCGGGGCGGTGATGACCGTGCCGTACCTGTTTCTCGTGGCGGAACAGGGGCAGGCGATCCCCAAATACAACGCCATCGCCCTGCTCATCTTGCTTCTGCCCCCCGCCTCCGGGCTGGCCGGGCTGATGCTCTACCCGTCCGAGCCGTTCGACGTCACCATTCGGGGTCCGACCGGACGCCATGACCGCTACTGGCTCCTGGTGATCGTCCTGGACAGCCTCATCGTGACCGGCGCGCTCGCGCTCCTGGCCTGGATCGTCATCCTCCAGGGCGTCGTCCGTCCCGGTATCCGGTCCCCGACGGTGCTGTATTCCTTTGGGCTGACGGCGGTCTCGCTGGTGCAGGTGCTCGCCGTGATTCTCGTCCTGGCATTCCGCCGGCTCCGGCGCCCGAGTGGCCTCGTCGTGCTCGGCCTCGGGCAGCTCGCGTGCGTCTTCTCGCTGTTGGTCCAGCTCGACGTCCAGGTCCGCGGGGCGACGGACTACACGCACCTGTTCGATCTCGGCTACGTCGTGGGGCCGCCGATGATCGCGTTGGCCACCCTGTTGCCGACAACGGCGTCGGCATCGGCCCTCGGACCGGGGGACGCCGACCGGCCCGAGGCGCCCGCCCGTAGTCCACGGCGCCGCTGGTGGCAGGCCGCGTTGCCCTACCTGCCGCTCCTGACCGCCAGCGGATTCGCCCTGGCCACGATCTCGCAGCAACGCGGGCTGACCGTGGAGATGTGGGGACTGCTCTTGCTGCTGTTCCTCACCCTCGCCCGCCAGGTGGTCACCCTGGCGGACAACCTCCGGCTGGTTGACCGGGTCGAGGAGGACCAGATCGCCCTGCGCCACCTGGCCTTCCACGACCCGCTGACCGGGCTGGCCAACCGTGCGCTGTTCACCGACCGGCTCGCGCACGCCCTGAACCGGCAGGCCCGGGCTCCCGGCCGCCTCGCCGTGCTCTTCTGCGACCTCGACGGCTTCAAGCACGTCAACGACACGCTCGGGCACGCCGCGGGCGACGAGCTGCTGCGGCTGACGGCCCGTCGTCTGCGCGCCGCCGTGCGCGCCGCCGACACCGTCGCCCGCTTCGGCGGCGACGAGTTCGCGATCCTGCTCGAGGCCGACGACCCGGCAGAGGCGGCCCGGCGGCTCACCGACGCCGTCAGGGAACCGTTCCTGCTCGCCGACACCTACTACGTCGTGCGGGCCAGCACGGGAATGGCCGTGGTCGAGCCCGCCGCCGAGCCGGTCACCGCCGAGACGCTGCTGCATCACGCCGACCTGGCGATGTACACGGCCAAGGCCAAGGGCGACGGTGGCCTGACCCTGTACACCCCGCGGCTCGCCTCGCCGGACACCCTGTCCGCGCTGCACACGGCACTGGGGGCGGCGATCCGCGGCGACCCAGCCGGCGGACGTCTCGAGGTGGACTACCGGCCGATCGTCGAGCTCATCAGCCGGACCTCGGTGGCGCACGAGGCCCGGCTGACCTGGCACCATCCCACCCTCGGCACGGTGCCAGCCGACCGGATGCTGACCGCCGCCGCCTCGGCCGGCCTCGCGCCCGCCCTCGACGATCTGCTGCTCCAGACTGCCTGCGCTCACGCCGCCGACCACCAGGACGCGGCGGGCGGACCACTGCCTGTCCACATCCCGCTGTCCACGGCCCAGCTGACCGGCCGGGACATCACCCGGCAGATCCTGGCCGCGATGGACACCACCGGTGTACGGCCGCAGACGCTGGTGCTCGAGCTCGTGGGCACCTCCCGCACGCCCGATCTGCATGCCACGGCGCGCTCTCTCGGGCGCCTGCACGACCTCGGAGTGCGGATCTCGCTGGCCAGGGTGGGCACCACCGACACCGCCCCGGACGCGCTGCGCATCCTTCCCGTCGACATGATCGTCCTGCACGAGTCACTCATCGCGGCGCTCACCGGGACGCGGCACGAGCCGGCCACGGCCGCGCTCTCGCACGGCTACCTGACCGCGGCGCTCCGACTCGGGCTGACCGTGATCGCCGATGGTGTCGCCGACGAGTCCACCGCCGCCCGCGTCCACGGCATCGGCTGCCGCCAGGCAGCCGGCCGGCTCTTCGGCGACTGGCACCCCGAGCGGTCCGGTGGCCTGGCCGCGATCCGCCCCCGTCGTCAGTCACCGATCGAGCGGCTGTAG
- a CDS encoding FtsX-like permease family protein yields MIRFAVRLSVAGGREALVRLVIIAGAVALGVAMLLAPVAGLNAVGAQNQRYAWLNTAAGPAARGGDGMLWLIRGDYYHGRTIGRVEVAALGSDAPVPPGIPRLPGPGEYYVSPALGELLRATPAAELADRFPGRGVGTIGRSALPSPDSLLIVLGRPPADLRALGATRVTQIMTTTPSACRDCYIGFNADIMAVTLSVVAVSLLFPVLIFIGTATRLAAARREQRFAAMRLVGATPRQISLLSAVESTLAAAVGTAVGFGLFLAIRPGLAGIAFTGERFFPADLSLTALDVLLVALGVPASAVVAAGLALRRVRISPLGVTRRVTPRSPRAWRVFPLAAGLTELAFFIGRRPDATSGQLIAYFTGFVLILIGLLLAGPWLTMLAARLLAGRASRPAALIAGRRLADDPRAGFRSVSGLIVALFVTSAATGAITTFVANRGAPRTDSVATTSVRKIFWPEDGPAPTAAQLPAGLGAIPGVRNVTLVHRDTDPEKWRPVITCAELDRLAVYGRCPPGAQVATVAPGLVGSASAGIDAIEAVDVTPAEVTRMPILSVVVDTTDQAAFERARTMLENAFPQGQLPASEGEWEADGARPLVRFQQLANVVILCSLPIAGCGLAVSVAGGLSDRRRPFSLLRLTGVQLATLRRVVAIESVVPLLVTAAVAIGMGFLAAQLFLRAQLDYTLVAPGWVYYAVVAGGLALSLAVIASTLPLLRRITGPETARND; encoded by the coding sequence GTGATCCGGTTCGCGGTGCGGCTGTCGGTGGCCGGCGGGCGGGAGGCCCTCGTCCGGCTGGTCATCATCGCGGGCGCGGTGGCGCTCGGCGTCGCCATGCTGCTCGCGCCTGTCGCGGGCCTGAACGCGGTGGGCGCGCAGAACCAGCGGTACGCCTGGCTCAACACCGCTGCCGGCCCGGCGGCCCGCGGCGGCGACGGGATGCTGTGGCTGATCCGCGGCGACTACTACCACGGTCGCACGATCGGTCGGGTCGAGGTCGCCGCGCTGGGATCGGACGCGCCGGTACCGCCGGGCATCCCCCGGCTGCCGGGCCCCGGTGAGTACTACGTCTCCCCCGCGCTGGGCGAGCTGCTACGAGCCACGCCCGCGGCGGAACTCGCCGACCGCTTCCCCGGCCGCGGGGTCGGCACCATCGGCAGGTCGGCGCTGCCCTCCCCCGACTCGCTGCTCATCGTCCTCGGCCGCCCACCCGCGGACCTCAGGGCGCTGGGGGCGACCCGGGTCACGCAGATCATGACCACCACGCCGAGCGCCTGCCGCGACTGTTACATCGGGTTCAACGCCGACATCATGGCGGTCACCCTCTCCGTCGTCGCCGTGTCGCTGCTGTTCCCGGTGCTCATCTTCATCGGCACCGCGACGCGGCTGGCCGCAGCCCGCCGCGAGCAGCGCTTCGCGGCGATGCGGCTGGTGGGCGCGACGCCGAGGCAGATCTCGCTGCTGTCGGCGGTGGAGTCGACGCTCGCGGCCGCCGTCGGCACCGCCGTCGGGTTCGGCCTGTTCCTCGCGATCCGGCCAGGGCTGGCCGGGATAGCGTTCACCGGCGAGCGGTTCTTCCCCGCGGACCTGTCGCTCACAGCCCTGGATGTGCTGCTGGTCGCCCTCGGGGTACCGGCCAGTGCTGTCGTGGCGGCCGGGCTGGCGCTACGCCGGGTCCGGATCTCGCCGCTCGGCGTGACGAGGCGGGTCACGCCCCGCTCGCCGCGTGCCTGGCGGGTGTTTCCGCTCGCCGCCGGGCTCACGGAGCTGGCCTTCTTCATCGGTCGGCGGCCCGACGCGACGAGCGGCCAGCTCATCGCGTACTTCACCGGCTTCGTACTGATCCTGATCGGGCTGCTGCTGGCCGGGCCGTGGCTCACGATGCTGGCCGCCCGCCTGCTGGCCGGCCGGGCGAGCCGGCCGGCCGCGCTCATCGCGGGACGGCGCCTCGCCGACGACCCGCGGGCCGGCTTCCGGTCGGTCAGCGGCCTGATCGTCGCGCTGTTCGTGACCAGTGCGGCGACCGGGGCCATCACGACGTTCGTCGCCAACCGCGGCGCGCCCCGCACCGACTCCGTGGCGACGACGAGCGTGCGTAAGATCTTCTGGCCCGAGGATGGCCCGGCGCCGACGGCGGCCCAGCTCCCCGCCGGGCTCGGGGCGATCCCCGGCGTCCGCAATGTCACGTTGGTCCACCGGGACACCGACCCGGAGAAGTGGCGACCAGTGATCACGTGCGCCGAGCTGGACCGTCTGGCGGTCTACGGCCGCTGCCCGCCCGGCGCCCAGGTCGCCACCGTCGCCCCCGGCCTCGTCGGCTCGGCCAGCGCGGGAATCGACGCCATCGAGGCGGTCGACGTCACGCCCGCCGAGGTCACGCGGATGCCCATCCTGTCCGTGGTCGTCGACACCACCGACCAGGCGGCGTTCGAGCGCGCCAGGACCATGCTGGAGAACGCGTTCCCCCAGGGACAGCTGCCGGCGAGCGAGGGCGAGTGGGAGGCCGACGGCGCGCGGCCGCTGGTGCGGTTCCAGCAGCTGGCGAACGTGGTCATCCTGTGCAGCCTGCCGATCGCGGGCTGCGGGCTGGCGGTCAGCGTGGCCGGCGGGCTCAGCGACCGCAGGCGACCGTTCAGCCTGCTGCGGCTGACCGGGGTGCAGCTCGCGACGCTGCGCCGGGTGGTCGCGATCGAGAGCGTGGTACCGCTGCTGGTCACCGCCGCCGTGGCGATCGGCATGGGGTTCCTCGCCGCGCAGCTGTTCCTGCGCGCGCAGCTCGACTACACGCTGGTCGCGCCGGGCTGGGTGTACTACGCCGTCGTCGCCGGTGGGCTCGCGCTCTCGCTGGCGGTCATCGCCTCGACGCTGCCACTGCTGCGGCGGATCACCGGCCCGGAGACGGCACGCAACGACTAG
- a CDS encoding ABC transporter ATP-binding protein translates to MTAGGGVTAIEARDVVLSFGETPALRGASLAVDEGEIVAIMGPSGSGKSTLLHCLAGILVPSAGEIHFGGDRVDQLGENERSVLRRDRFGFVFQFGQLVPELTAQENVALPLLLGGIRRGAAMAAALPWFERLGLAGLERRRSGELSGGQAQRVALARGLVARPSVLFADEPTGALDSITGEQVMNLLVDSAHEQHTTVVLVTHEARVAAYADRQVIVRDGRVNALVHS, encoded by the coding sequence ATGACGGCCGGTGGGGGCGTGACAGCCATCGAGGCGCGCGACGTCGTCCTGTCGTTCGGCGAGACCCCGGCGCTGCGCGGCGCGAGCCTCGCCGTGGATGAGGGCGAGATCGTCGCCATCATGGGCCCGAGCGGCTCCGGCAAGTCCACCCTGCTGCACTGCCTGGCCGGGATCCTCGTGCCGAGCGCCGGCGAGATCCACTTCGGGGGCGACCGCGTCGACCAGCTGGGCGAGAACGAGCGCAGCGTCCTTCGCCGGGACCGGTTCGGGTTCGTCTTCCAGTTCGGGCAGCTCGTGCCGGAGCTGACCGCCCAGGAGAACGTCGCGCTCCCGTTGCTTCTCGGCGGCATCCGGCGGGGGGCGGCGATGGCCGCGGCCCTGCCCTGGTTCGAGCGGCTCGGCCTTGCCGGACTGGAGCGGCGCCGGTCGGGTGAGCTCTCCGGTGGTCAGGCGCAGCGGGTGGCGCTCGCCCGCGGCCTCGTCGCCCGGCCGAGCGTTTTGTTCGCCGACGAGCCGACCGGAGCGCTCGATTCCATCACCGGCGAGCAGGTCATGAACCTGCTCGTCGACTCGGCCCACGAGCAGCACACCACCGTCGTGCTCGTCACCCACGAGGCCCGGGTCGCCGCGTACGCCGACCGGCAGGTCATCGTGCGCGATGGCAGGGTGAACGCGCTGGTGCACTCGTGA
- a CDS encoding PadR family transcriptional regulator, whose product MSVPLTLLGLLEREPSHGYDLKRDYDTFFNRGKPLPFGQVYATLSRLTRDGKIVIGDVEPGVGPDRKRYVITDLGATEVDTWLTEPVEPEPNLQTVLFSKVVLALMLGRPAEEYLDTQRAAHLRRMQELTTVKRGGDLVDALLADHGLFHLEADLHWIDTTAVRLDALRTVVTA is encoded by the coding sequence ATGAGCGTCCCCCTGACCCTCCTCGGCCTGCTCGAGCGCGAGCCCAGCCACGGCTACGACCTCAAGCGCGACTACGACACCTTCTTCAACCGCGGCAAGCCCCTGCCGTTCGGGCAGGTCTACGCCACACTCAGCCGCCTCACCCGCGACGGCAAGATCGTGATCGGCGACGTCGAGCCGGGCGTCGGGCCGGACCGCAAGCGCTATGTCATCACCGACCTCGGCGCGACCGAGGTCGACACCTGGCTGACCGAACCGGTGGAGCCCGAGCCCAACCTGCAGACGGTGCTGTTCAGCAAGGTCGTGCTGGCGCTGATGCTGGGCCGCCCCGCCGAGGAGTACCTCGACACCCAGCGCGCCGCGCACCTGCGGCGGATGCAGGAGCTCACCACGGTCAAGCGCGGCGGCGACCTCGTCGACGCCCTGCTCGCCGACCACGGGCTGTTCCATCTCGAGGCCGACCTGCACTGGATCGACACGACGGCCGTCCGGCTGGACGCCCTGCGTACCGTGGTGACGGCATGA